The Streptomyces noursei ATCC 11455 sequence CGGAGTCCCGTCGAAACGGTTCACCGCGATCGCATACGGGATGCCGTAGTGTTCCACCAGGTCCATGACAGGGAAGGACTCCTCAAGTCGCTGCGGGTCGACCAGGATCAGCGCCCCGAGCGCCCCGCGCGTCATGTCCTCCCACACCTGAACGAAACGCTGCTGACCGGGAGTTCCGAACAGGTACAGGACCAGTCGTTCACTCAGCGTCAGCCGGCCGAAGTCCATCGCGACGGTCGTCGTGGTCTTCTCCGGCACCGCCCTCAGGTCGTCGATGCCCGCGCTGGCCTGCGTCATGACCTCTTCGGTGCGCAGCGGCGGGATCTCCGACAGGGTTCCGATGAACGTGGTCTTGCCCACCGCGAAGTGCCCGACGACGAGGATCTTGGCCGCGGTCTGCACCGAGTTCCGCAGGTACACCCCGTCATCCAAAGCGAGCCTGGAGCCCATTCAGCACCTCCTCCAGGATTTGCCGTTCGACAAGCTGAGCGCTGGGGATGGGCGCGCGCACATAGAGATGGCCCTCCTCCGTGAGATCGGACACCAGAATTTTGACGACGCCCACCGGAAGCCCGGTGTGCCCGGCTATCTCGGCGATCGACAGAAAACCCCCGGCACACAGCTCCAACAGGCGCTGCTTCTCCGGGTCGAGCGGCTTGGTCCGGGGTGGTTCCTGAGCGACGGTGACCAGTGTCAGCAGCGAGAAGGCGCTGTCGTCGACAAGGTCCCGGCCGTTGGTGATGACGTACGGCCGTACTAATTCCGCTGCCTCGTGTACCAGCTCCGGCTCGTCATCGGTCGTCATGGTTGGATATCGGCCCTCTCACGCGGAGGACTGGTCAGTGCCTTGCCGAGCTGGCCGACCAGTTGCTGCATCCGGAACGAGATCTCCCCCATGTCGACGTCGGGCGACGCCGACACCGCGAGATAGGCACCCTCACCGGCCGAGATGAGGAAGACCCAGCCGTGGTCGAATTCCACCAGCGTCTGCCGCCACTGCGGGCGTACCGCGGGACCGGTGCTGTTGCAGAAATCAGCGACCGTTCGGCTCAGCGACTGCATGCCACTCATCGCGGCGGCCACGGTATCGGCGTGGTCCCGGCCGACCTCCTTCGAACGGGCCATCAGCAGGCCGTCGGCGGAGACGAGGATCGCATGCTGTGCTTCAGGCAATTCCAGCGCACTGTCAAGCATCCACGACAGATCGTAGTTCACGGAACCTCATGCCCTTCACTGCTTGCTTGGGTGGAACGACGGCCCGATTGCGTACCGCGCTGGAACGCGCCCATGGCGGACGCGGTCCGGGCGCTGTCGCGAGCCGGAGTGGGGGTGCTCTCGGCCGCCGGCGGCACGATCGAAATCGCGCCGCGGCGACGGCGCTTCGGCAGTCCGCCGGCAGTCGTCTCGGACGCCGCCGGAGTGTCCGCTGCCGAGTCGCCGAAGCTCGGCGGCGGTGCCGGCGCGCGGTGCCGCCCCGGGAGCGGGGCACCCTGCTGACCAGGAGGATTCTCGGGCGGCAACGGGGTGGACGCGGCAGCCACGGCAGGAGCCTCCTCGGGTTCGTGCAGGGACGTGAGCAACTCGTCGGGGAGCAGGACGACCGCGCGCACACCGCCGTACGGCGAGGTGGAGTCGACCGAGACCGTGAAGCCGTAGCGGGCGGCGAGCACACCGATGACGGTGAAACCGAACTGCGGCGGGTTGCCGAGGCTGGAAACGCTGGCCGCATTGCCGCCGGAAAGCAGCTGGCCGGCCCGAGCCTTTTCCTCCTCGTTCATGCCGACACCGGCGTCGTCGACGACGATGCACACGCCCTTGGGTACCGGGCGGATGTTGATTTCGATCACCGTTTCCGGTGCGGAATAGCTGGTGGCGTTGTCCAGCAATTCAGCGAGGACCAGCGCCACCGGTTCGACGGCGCGGCTCACGATGGCGAAATTGCTCTGCGAGCGGATCTCGACGCGGGTGAAGTGACGAATACGTCCCTTTGCACTGCGGACTACGTCGTAGAGCGAGGCGTCATTACGGCGTCGACCGAGCCAACCGTCACAGAGCACGGCGATCGACTGAGCGCGCCGCGCGAACTGCGAGTTCATGTGGTCGATATCGAGCAGATCCTGGAGAATCCTATGCTCGCCGTATGTCTCCTGAAGCTTGGAGATCGTCAGCTGCTGCTCGCTCGCCAGACCCTGGAGGGTCCGCATGGCGGCCTTCAGAGTGTTCTTGGTGGCCTCTTCGGCGCGATCCTTGGCCTCCTCCACGGCCTCCGCGTAGTGCTCTTCCAGCTGAGCGTAGTGCTGCTTCAGATCAAGCTTTTCTTTTCTCAGCTCCGATATCTTTTTTCGGCCACGAATAATCGCGGTAGCGGCGACAGGGGTACCAGCGACCAATGCCCAAAGCGCTGGGTCCTGGAGATATTGCGTCATAGGTCTCTCTTCGGATGACGAAGCCACCAGGTGCCGTGTGCCCGGCTGCCGTGTGGATATTCAAACGCGGCCCCAGACACTCGACGAACGGCCGCGCACAGTCGCCTGCCAGAAAGCCTCTGAAGGCCCGGATAATGGCATAGCTCTCCCCGGGGTGGCGTTTTTCTCAGGCTGATACGCGGAATTCACTTTTGCCATAGCAGGTGACTACCCGGTTGGCAAGTGCGATGATCTTAGCATCACGCCATCGACGGTAGTCCAACAGTGATCCGTAACCTTCTGACACCTGACGGAGATTCAACAAAGGTTCCCTTTGGGGCCATTGGCTCCCGGCGCCGCTCCCGAGCGCAACCGGTTGGGTCGCTTCCTGACGACCCGCTAGCACTTCGCCACCGCGCGGCGACGACCGCAACGCACCACGAAACCGCAGGCCGGATCGCTGATGCGGGACACCGTGGACGCATACGATCTTGTCGCCGCGCCCGCACCCCGCACCGTCACCCGCGGGCCGGCGCCCCATCGGGGAGCGACGCACGGCGGCGCGTCCGCGCGCAGGCCACGTCCGCCGTCAACACATCGCGTCCCGCACGGCGTCAACGGCGGCGTCAACGGTCCGAGAGCGATCGGCGCCCCCGGACCACGGCACGACACCGGTCTCGTCGCCCACCAACGGGCCCGCCGCGCACCGCGGCCGACGGACCGTCAGACCGACGGCGCCGCCACCGGCCCCTGCATCTGCTCGCTGATCCAGTGCAGCGACTCGGGCATCCGCTTGATGTAGGTGTGACCGCTGTGCACACCATCCGGTATTTCGAAGAGCGTGGAGTGGATCGGCCCGCGGACCCCGTCGGTGTAACCGCTGATGAACCGCTTCACATCGGGCACCGCGGCCTCCTTGCTCCCGAGCTCGAAGGCCAGGTAGACCTGCGGCCCGCCGCGCGCCGCCAACTGCCGCGCCAGATGCCGCGGGTCGTTCGCCAGCTTCTCGGCCGGGTGCCCCTTCCACAACGGCGAGTCCGGAGCGGTGTCGGGACCGTTGACGATCGCCGCCTTGAACCGCTGCGGCTCCTTGAGCACCGCCTTCAGCGCCGCGAACCCGCCCGACGAGGAGCCCATGAAGGCCCAGCCGTCCCGCGTCGCATACGTACGGAAGTTGGTCCGGGCGAACTCCGGCACGTCCCGCGTCAGCCAGCTCCCCATCTTCGGCTGCCCCGGGATGTCGCTGCCGTCGTAGTACGTCTTGCGGGGATTGAGCACCGGCATCACCAGGATGAAGGGCAGCGTCTTGCCCTCCTTCGCCCACTCCGACAGCCGCTCCTCCAGCGCGAACGGCGCATCCGTCCAGTAGTTGGACGGATACCCCCAGGCACCGGGGAGCGCGATCAGCACCGGGAAGCCGCTCCGGGCGTACTTGGCCTGGTTGTACTGCGGCGGCACCCAGGCCCAGATGTCCCCGGTGTAGCCGGACACCCGCCCGTGCCACTTGGTGTGCACCACCTTGGTGCCGTCTTCCCCGGTCGCGCGGTACGTGGTGAACACCGAGCGGGGGCCCCGGGGCATCACCACCTGCGGCCGACCGTTGAGCGCGTCCGCGGTACGGGCCCGCAGCCGGGGCACGTTCGACGCGTCCACGACGTCCTGCCCCGGCCCGCCGCATCCGGCCAGCAGCCCCAGGGCCACCACACTCACCGCAGCTCGGACGCGCAGGGACTTCATCGGAACGATCTCCTCAGGCACTTGGGGCCGGCCGGGACACCACGGTGCCACCGCGAAACCGGTCGAAAGGCACCACTTTAAGATCGACCCGGCCGCTGCCGAGCGCCGCCCCCGCCCTTCGTGACCTGGGGTTTACCGATCTGTATCACCATGAAGACGAACACCCGCGTCAAGCGCACCGAACACGTTTCCCCCTAACGGTGCAGCCCATCCGCTGTTTACCCCACGGCCGGCTCTGGCATCGTGGGTCGTTCCTAGGGAAGCGCAAGGCGCTGTGCCGTGGTTGGGGATGACCGATGACCGCGTGGGCCGATCACGGGCCGCTGCCCGCCGTAGTGGGACGGGCAGTTGAGCACGAGCAGGTGACCGGGCTGCTGGGCGGGCCCGGGCCGGTCACGCTCACCGGACCGGCCGGGGTGGGCAAGAGCCTGCTGGCCCGGGCCGTCCTCCAGGAGCATCCCGCGGCCCATCCGGGCACCGTCGTCCGGATCGCCTGCTGGGACGGGCTGACCGCGGATGAGCTGACCGGCGCCCTCCGCCGCACGGCCGGCCTCCCCCCGGCAGGCACCGTCGAAGAACTCGCCCGGCACTGCCGCGCCCACCACATGATCGTCCTCCTCGACGACTGCGACCCGCTGCTCGACGCCTGCGCGGCCCTGGTCCGCCGGCTGCTGCGGACCGAACCCGCGCTGCTGATCATGGCCACGGCCCGCCGCCCGCTGGGACTGCCCGGAGAGCGGACCGTCGCCCTCGCCCCGCTGCCGGTGTCCCTCGGCGAGGGCATCGCCGGACCGGCCGTCGAACTCCTCGCCGCGCGCACCGGCCCCGCCGCCCCGGAGCTGCTGGTCGCGGTGTGCCGGGCGCTGGAGGGCTGCCCGCTGGCGATCGAACTGGCCGCCCGGCAGCTGGGCCGGATGACGCTGGTCCAACTCGCCGCCCGGCTGGACACGGAAGGCCCACTGCACTTCTCCGGCCCCTCCCCCACCACCCGCCACACCTCGCTGCACGCCGCGCACGCCGCCGGCTACGCCCTCTGCTCCCCTCTCGACCGCCGGGTCTGGGCCCGCCTCTCGGTTCTCCTCGGCGACTTCGACCCCTGGCTCGCGCAGTGCGTCTGTGCCAGCAGTGACGTTTCCGCAGCCGCCGTCGACAGCGCCCTGGAGCGCCTCCGCGCCGCCTCCGTCCTCGTATGCGTACGGGACGCCGAGGGCGCCCCCGGCTCCGGTACCGCGCTGCCGCCCCGCTACCGGCTCCCGCGCGGCGCCCGCGACTTCGGGCGGCTCCGACTGCGCGAGACCGGCGACGAGGCCGGGGCCCTGCGCCGGTTCCGGCAGGCGTGCGCGGCCCTCGCGGCCGAGGCCCAGATCACCTGGCAGGGCACCGGCCAGCAACTCGCCGTCCGCCTCGTCGAGGACGAACGGCACCACCTCGACGCGGCGCTGACCCGGCCCCCGTTGGACGCCGAGGACGCACTCGGCGCCCTGGACATCGCGGTCTCCCTGTGGTTCCAGTGGGCGGCCTGCGGCTTCCGCCGCGAAGGCCGCGCCCACCTGGACCGGCTGCTCCCGCTCGCCCAGGAGGACACCGCGCTCCGGGCCCGCGCCCTGTGGCTCGCCGGCTACCTCGCGGCCCAGGAGAACGCCCCCGCCGCCGCGGAACCCCTGCTCGCCCGCGCGTGGCAGGCCGCCGTGATGCACGCGGACGCCGACGGCCTGGCCCGAATCACCCACGCACACGCGGTCCTCGCGCTCTACCGCGAGGACACCGCGACCGCCGTAGCCTGTCTGGAAGAGGCCGCCCGACACTCCTCCCGCGACCCGTGGTTCGGCCCCGGCCCCGCCCACAGCTGGGCCCTGCTCGCCATCGCTCTCGCCCCGCTCGACGCGGTCCGGGCCCGGAACGCGGCCCGCCGCGCCTGGGAATCCCGCCACGCCGACAGCGACTTCTGGCTGCACTCCACGATCCTCTACGCCCGCGCGCTGATCGAACGCGCCCACGGCGACCCGGCCGCCGCGCTCCGGGCCTGCCGCAAGGCCCTGGTCGCCAAGAAGCTGATCGGCGACCCGCTCTTCATCGTGGGCGCCCGCACCATGCTGGCCGGGCTGCGCCGCGGCATCCGCACCGCCGCCCCGGTACGCCGGACCGGCGGCGAGCCGCGCTGGTGGCGCGGCGCCGACCCCGACCCCGACCACCGTCCGTTCTTCTCCCGGCCGCGCACCGGGCCGTGAGCCCACACCACCGACCTCGGGTTCGGAACCGTACGTGACGCGGCAACTGCGCTCGGGATGCGGAGCCGCCGGGTCCGTCGCATCCTGGAGGCATGAAGCGTGCCCCCGTCATCGTGCATCCGCCGTCCACCGGCGGCCGCCGCGTCACGCTCCACGGACACGATCTGGGCCGGGCACTGCGCCCCGGCGACGTGGCCGCGATCCTTCGCCGGGCCGGATTCTCCACCGCACGCTTCGTCTGGGAGGACACCGGCGTCATCGAGTGGCGCGACGGCGGGCCGGACACCTGGCAGATGCCGTAGCGGGCACCCAGCGGGCGGGTGCCACGACAACGGGATCCCCTTGCGTCCCCCGGGCCGAGCACGGGAATAGCGCGGCGCCCCGGATGTCCACGTCAGGACATCCGGGGCGCCGTGTGCGTGCGCCGGCCGCCGGCTCAGTCGCGGGTGGTCGCGGCGACCGGGGCCTGGGCCTCGACCGCCGCCGCCTCGCGCGCCGCGGCGGCCTTCTTCGCCCGGTGCTTCATCAGCAGGAACGACCCGATGCCGAACAGCACCGCGGCGACCAGACCCCACACCGAGAAGCGCTTGAGCCAGGGCTCGGCGACGATGCCGACGGTGTAGATCAGCGCGGTCGTACCGCCGGCCCAGATGATGCCGCCGAGGATGTTGGCGATCAGGAACTTCCAGTACGGCATCTTCAGCACGCCCGCCAGCGGACCGGCGAAGATCCGCAGCAGCGCGATGAAGCGGCCGAAGAACACGGCCCACATGCCCCACTTCTCGAACTTCGCCTCCGCCATGGCGACATGGTCCGGACCGAAGTGCTTGGGGAACTTCCGGCCGGCCCAGGCCAGCAACGGCTTGCCACCCTTGCGACCGATCATGTAGCCGATGGAGTCACCGATGATCGCGCCGGCGGAGGCACAGGCACCCAGCACATAGGGGTTGATGTGGTCCTGGGTCGCGGCCAGGATCGACGCGCTGACGAGGACGATCTCGCCGGGCAGCGGAATGCCCAGGCTCTCCAGCCCGATGACCAACCCCACAAGGAGGTAGACGCTCACGGCGGGTACCGTCGCCAGCCACTCCTGGATGTGCAAGGCCGCTTCCTCCGCTGGTATGGGGCCCCATGGGCCGTTGCCCGGTGCCGCGGCACCGATCGGTCGTTTCCCTGGCGCGCCGCATCGGCGCGCCAGGGAAGCGTACTCGACCGGATCGTCCCGATCGTGAATCCCCGAACGAGCGGTGGCTTTCGCGACGACACCTATGGAGACGCCTCAACACCGGTCAAAGTTCCGCTCCGACCCGAAACGGCCGAGGCGGAGGGCCTCAGCGGGGAGGCCCCGTCCACTCACCCACGGTCACCGTCGGGCCGCAGCCTCACTGACGAGCCTCACTGATTGGGGCGGAGCGTCCACACGATCGTCATCTCGCCGGTGACCGCGCCGTCCTTGTCGCGGGTGATCTCGACCTTCACCGGGAACTCCGGGCGCCCCCCGGCGTCCAGCTCGGCGATCACCTCGGATATCGGGCGGCCCAGCTCGGCGGTGGCGGTGACCGCCCCCATGGCGAGCTTCTTGTAGCCGATCTCGGCGCCCACCGCCAACGGCACGGCGCGACCGAGCTGATCGCCGAAGGCCGTCATCACGATCGCGCCACTGGCGGACTCGGCCAGCGTGAACATCGCGCCGGCGTGCGGGCCGCCGACGTGGTTGTGGAAGTCGGGCTGGTCGGCCATGCGGACCACGGCACGCTCGGTGGTGCTCTCGGTGAACTCCAGGTTCAGGGTGCGGACCATCGGCACGGATGCCGCCATCATGTCGCCGATCGACGGCAGGGACTCTGAGGACATGGCGGCATGTTACCTAGCGGTAGCTTAGCTGTGAAGAGGTCCTTCCCCACCCCGCCGACCGACGGGCCAACGCTCGCCCGACCACACCCCTGGGGCCAGGCGACTAGGCGACGCTGAAGGTCCCGTCAGGGGGTACGGGGGACGGGAGCGCCTCGGCGTCCGGCACCGGACGCGCGTCGGCGATCAGCCGTTCCAGGGCTGGGCCGTGCTCGACACGTGCGGGAAAGACGTCGGCGGCGGTGCGGCGCGCCAGGTCGGCGATCGGAAGCTCTGCCTGCGAGGCGAGCAGCACGGCGTTGCCGAAGCGGCGGCCGCGCAGCACCGACGGTTCCGCGATCACGGCGAGGTGGGCGAAGACCTCAGCGAAGTTGGCGAGTTGGCGGCGCAGAAAGTCGAAGGGGGAGCTGTCCGCGAGGTTCGCGGCGTAGCAGCCGTCGGGGCGCAGCGCGCGGGCGGCGGCGCGCGCGTACTCGATGGAGGTCAGCTGCGCGGGCACCCGCGAGCCGCTGAAGACGTCCGCCACGATCACGTCGACGCCGGCCTCCGGCGCGTCCGCCAGGGCCGCTCGGGCGTCCCGCGCGTGCACCGTGATCCCGGAGTCGTCCGGCAACGGCAGGTATTCCGTGACGAGGGCGAGCAAGCCGTGGTCGGCGTCGATCACGTCCTGCCGCGAGTGCGGGCGGGTCGCGGCAAGGTAGCGGGGCAGGGTCAGCGCGCCACCGCCCAGGTGCAGCACGTCCAGCGGCTGCCCCGCGGGCGCGGCCTCGTCCAGGACGTGCGCGAGCCGGCGGACGTACTCGAACTCCAGGTGGGTGGGGTCGTCGAGGTCGACGTACGACTGCGGGGCCCCGTCCACGGTGAGCAGCCATGCGCGGGGACGATCGATGTCCGGGAGGAGTTTGGCCGTGCCGTGGTCGACGGCGCGGGTCACGGGGATCGGATCCTCGGCGGGCGGGGCGGCCGGTCCGCGTCGATCACCTCCTGCCGTCTCACCGGAGGTCTGGGCGGAGATCTCGGTGGAGGTCTGGGCGACCGTGGGGTCCGGGGCGGTCTGGTCGGCCGTCGGGGTTTCGTCGGTCCGCGGTGAGCCGTTCGCCGGTGATTCGTTGTGCACGCTGCCATTGTGACGGGCGGGGCGGGATGACTGGAGCGGGGTGGCGGCGACTGGAGGAAGGCGGCAGAGCCTCTTGAGGGTGGCGGGTGATCTGGTGGTGGGAGGGCGATCGGGTGCTGGGGTCGGTTGAGCGACCGGGTGATCAAGTGGTCCAGAGGGCGCGGACTTCCGGGACGTGGGTGGCTGACTGGCGGCGGCCGGCGCGGGCGGCGTCGGCGCGTTTGGCGGGGTCCAGGACGTTGCGGCCGAACGCCGACCTGGCGGCGCGGTCCGGAGTGATCACGCAGACCCGCGCGCCCTCGCCCGTCAGTCGTGCGCCCTGCGTCCGAGGCGCGACGATCGGGCCACCACTGACGGCGATGGGGGCAACGACCACGACTCGGTCGTAGCCCGCGGCCAGGTCCACATTGGCGCTGGAGTGCACTCCGCCGTCCACCCACCGCTTCCCGTCGATGGTCACCGGCGGGTAGACGCCCGGCACGGCGCAGCTGGCGCTCACCGCGTCGAGGAGCGGGACTCCGCTGGTGGCGTCGAACGCGGTGCGCTCCCCCGTCACCGCATCCACCGCGGTGACCATGAGCCGTCGCGCGGGCCAGTCGTGCACGCCCAGGGTCCGGGCGATCCCCCTGCGGTGCGCCGCCTCGGGGACGGTGTGTGCGGTCAGCGCGAGCCGGCCCATCCGGGCGCCGAAGGACACCGCGTTCCGGGACCGCAGCGCGATGGCGGCGAACCGGGCGAACATCGCCGGGCCCATGCGGTCGACCGGCCGCCCGTCCGGCGCGGCCAGTTGGTGCGCGTACAACTCCTCCAACGTGTGCAGACGGGAGGTCAGTTGCGCGCCGACGATCGACCCGGCGGAGGTGCCGATCACGACATCGGCCCCGCCGAGGTCAACGCCCGCCTCCGCGAGCCCGACCAGCATGCCGACCTCCCAGCCGATGCCGGTGAGTCCCCCACCACCGAGGACCAACGCCGTTCTCGGCATGCGATGACCTTCCTCTCGCGCCCTGGTTCCTCGCCGTAGTGGGCGGCCGAAGTCCGCAGGCGCAGCAGCAGCTGTAGCAGTCGTGGTCGTGGTCGTAGTCGTAGTCGTGGTCGTCGTAGGGGACGGGGTCCGGCGGAATCGTAAAGGCGAGGCGCCGAGGTGAACAGTGGCACGGGGAAGCGAACCGGACACGGCGGCCGGGAGGGGCGGCGGGGCCGACGGAGTCGGGGCCCGTCCGGCCTGGCATGGCCGGACGGGCCCCTGGTGGCCGCCGAGTGGGCTCCGGGTGGGATCCCCGCCCGGGGTGGCGGCCCCGTCCTTCCCCTCTGGTCCCTACGAGGTCAGCCCTCGACGGTGCGGATCGTGCCCGCGCCGACGGTTCGGCCGCCCTCGCGGATGGCGAAGCCGAGGCCCGGCTCCAGCGGTACCGCGCGGCCGAGTTCGACCGTCACGGTCACGGTCTCGCCGGGGCGGGCGACGGCCCGCTCGCCGAGGTCGACGGCGCCGACCACGTCCGCGGTGCGGATGTAGAACTGCGGTCGGTATCCGGTGGACAGCGGCGTGCGGCGGCCGCCCTCCTCGGAGGAGAGGACGTACATCTCCGCGGTGAAACGGTGTCGCGGGGTGACGCTGCCGGGCCTCGCGACCACGTCGCCGCGGCGCACCTGGTCACGGGGCAGGCCGCGCAGCAGCAGCGCCACGTTGTCGCCCGCCTGGGCGGACTCCATGGGCTTGCCGAAGGTCTCCACCCCGGTGACGACCGTGTGCACCGTCTCCCCGCCCAGTACGGCCACCTGGTCGCCGCAGCGCACCGTGCCGCGTTCGACGGCCCCGGTGACGACGGTGCCGCGTCCGGTGATGGTGAGCACGTTCTCCACGGACAGCAGGAACGGCGCGTCCACATACCGCTCGGGCACCGGGACATAGGTGTCCACGGCGTCCAGCAGGGCGGCGATCGCGTCGGTCCAGCGCGGGTCGCCCTCCAGCGCGCGGAGGCCGGAGACCCGGACGACGGGCAGGTGCTCGCCGTCGTAGCCGTGTGCGGTGAGCAGTTCCCGCACCTCCAGCTCGACGAGGTCGGTGAGCTCGGGGTCGCCCGCGTCGGCCTTGTTGAGCGCGACGACGACGTGCCGCACGCCGACCTGTTTGGCGAGCAGGACGTGCTCGGCGGTCTGCGGCATGATCCCGTCGAGCGCGGAGACGACCAGGATCGCGCCGTCGAGCTGGGCCGCGCCGGTGACCATGTTCTTGACGAAGTCGGCGTGGCCGGGCATGTCGACATGGGCGTAGTGCCGGGTGTCGGTCTCGTACTCGACGTGCGAGATCTGGATGGTGATGCCGCGGGCGGCCTCCTCCGGGGCCCGGTCGATGCGGTCGAACGGTACGAACGTGCCGGTGCCCCGGTCGCTGAGGACCTTGGTGATGGCGGCGGTGAGCGTGGTCTTGCCGTGGTCGACGTGGCCCATGGTGCCGATGTTCAGATGCGGCTTGGTCCGGACGTATGCCGTCTTGGGCATGGTGTTCTTCCTCGCGAAATGCGGTGATGACGGCGAAGTGGCGCCGTGGGGACCCCTGGTCCGCTCCGACCCTCCCCCTGCGGGGTCCGCCGGACGATCCGGAGAGGGTCAGCTTCGCGCGCCGTCTGCGGCAACGGCGGCCCGGAGGGCTGCCGCGGCGGCGGGAGCGGTGGTGGCTGCTGCGACGGCGAGCGCTGCGGTGCCGGCCGGGCATGCGGCGGGGACGGCACCGTCGATCGCCGGGGCCGCGGCGAGGAATGCGGCGGCAGCCTTCGGCGCGTCCGCGGCGGTCGGTGCGACCGCGGACGGCATCGGAAGGAAGGCGTGCCGGAACATGCGTCATATGGTGCCGGGGCGCCGCTCCGGCGTCGAACGATTTACGGCCGCGGGACGGCAGTCGGACGGCAGCGCGGCAGCAGCAGAACGGCATCGGGACAGCAGCGGGACGGCATCAGGACGACGCCTCGCGGCGCTGCGCGGCCGCCCGGCGCACGGTGCGGGGCGCCGGCGCGCGACGGACCCGAGTCTGCCGGCCGTCCCGATTCGTGGCCGTGCGGCCCGGATTCCTCCGGTGCGCCGGAGGCGTCGGTTACGCTCCCGGGATGCCCGCCCCCGCCGCC is a genomic window containing:
- a CDS encoding patatin-like phospholipase family protein — translated: MPRTALVLGGGGLTGIGWEVGMLVGLAEAGVDLGGADVVIGTSAGSIVGAQLTSRLHTLEELYAHQLAAPDGRPVDRMGPAMFARFAAIALRSRNAVSFGARMGRLALTAHTVPEAAHRRGIARTLGVHDWPARRLMVTAVDAVTGERTAFDATSGVPLLDAVSASCAVPGVYPPVTIDGKRWVDGGVHSSANVDLAAGYDRVVVVAPIAVSGGPIVAPRTQGARLTGEGARVCVITPDRAARSAFGRNVLDPAKRADAARAGRRQSATHVPEVRALWTT
- a CDS encoding roadblock/LC7 domain-containing protein — protein: MNYDLSWMLDSALELPEAQHAILVSADGLLMARSKEVGRDHADTVAAAMSGMQSLSRTVADFCNSTGPAVRPQWRQTLVEFDHGWVFLISAGEGAYLAVSASPDVDMGEISFRMQQLVGQLGKALTSPPRERADIQP
- a CDS encoding DUF4442 domain-containing protein, which encodes MSSESLPSIGDMMAASVPMVRTLNLEFTESTTERAVVRMADQPDFHNHVGGPHAGAMFTLAESASGAIVMTAFGDQLGRAVPLAVGAEIGYKKLAMGAVTATAELGRPISEVIAELDAGGRPEFPVKVEITRDKDGAVTGEMTIVWTLRPNQ
- a CDS encoding sensor histidine kinase; the protein is MTQYLQDPALWALVAGTPVAATAIIRGRKKISELRKEKLDLKQHYAQLEEHYAEAVEEAKDRAEEATKNTLKAAMRTLQGLASEQQLTISKLQETYGEHRILQDLLDIDHMNSQFARRAQSIAVLCDGWLGRRRNDASLYDVVRSAKGRIRHFTRVEIRSQSNFAIVSRAVEPVALVLAELLDNATSYSAPETVIEINIRPVPKGVCIVVDDAGVGMNEEEKARAGQLLSGGNAASVSSLGNPPQFGFTVIGVLAARYGFTVSVDSTSPYGGVRAVVLLPDELLTSLHEPEEAPAVAAASTPLPPENPPGQQGAPLPGRHRAPAPPPSFGDSAADTPAASETTAGGLPKRRRRGAISIVPPAAESTPTPARDSARTASAMGAFQRGTQSGRRSTQASSEGHEVP
- a CDS encoding GTP-binding protein, whose protein sequence is MGSRLALDDGVYLRNSVQTAAKILVVGHFAVGKTTFIGTLSEIPPLRTEEVMTQASAGIDDLRAVPEKTTTTVAMDFGRLTLSERLVLYLFGTPGQQRFVQVWEDMTRGALGALILVDPQRLEESFPVMDLVEHYGIPYAIAVNRFDGTPEHSFDEIREALDLLPETPVVHCDARDQKSSADSLITLVRYLQSRLN
- a CDS encoding DedA family protein — translated: MHIQEWLATVPAVSVYLLVGLVIGLESLGIPLPGEIVLVSASILAATQDHINPYVLGACASAGAIIGDSIGYMIGRKGGKPLLAWAGRKFPKHFGPDHVAMAEAKFEKWGMWAVFFGRFIALLRIFAGPLAGVLKMPYWKFLIANILGGIIWAGGTTALIYTVGIVAEPWLKRFSVWGLVAAVLFGIGSFLLMKHRAKKAAAAREAAAVEAQAPVAATTRD
- a CDS encoding DUF742 domain-containing protein codes for the protein MTTDDEPELVHEAAELVRPYVITNGRDLVDDSAFSLLTLVTVAQEPPRTKPLDPEKQRLLELCAGGFLSIAEIAGHTGLPVGVVKILVSDLTEEGHLYVRAPIPSAQLVERQILEEVLNGLQARFG
- a CDS encoding ATP-binding protein, translating into MTAWADHGPLPAVVGRAVEHEQVTGLLGGPGPVTLTGPAGVGKSLLARAVLQEHPAAHPGTVVRIACWDGLTADELTGALRRTAGLPPAGTVEELARHCRAHHMIVLLDDCDPLLDACAALVRRLLRTEPALLIMATARRPLGLPGERTVALAPLPVSLGEGIAGPAVELLAARTGPAAPELLVAVCRALEGCPLAIELAARQLGRMTLVQLAARLDTEGPLHFSGPSPTTRHTSLHAAHAAGYALCSPLDRRVWARLSVLLGDFDPWLAQCVCASSDVSAAAVDSALERLRAASVLVCVRDAEGAPGSGTALPPRYRLPRGARDFGRLRLRETGDEAGALRRFRQACAALAAEAQITWQGTGQQLAVRLVEDERHHLDAALTRPPLDAEDALGALDIAVSLWFQWAACGFRREGRAHLDRLLPLAQEDTALRARALWLAGYLAAQENAPAAAEPLLARAWQAAVMHADADGLARITHAHAVLALYREDTATAVACLEEAARHSSRDPWFGPGPAHSWALLAIALAPLDAVRARNAARRAWESRHADSDFWLHSTILYARALIERAHGDPAAALRACRKALVAKKLIGDPLFIVGARTMLAGLRRGIRTAAPVRRTGGEPRWWRGADPDPDHRPFFSRPRTGP
- a CDS encoding alpha/beta hydrolase, whose amino-acid sequence is MKSLRVRAAVSVVALGLLAGCGGPGQDVVDASNVPRLRARTADALNGRPQVVMPRGPRSVFTTYRATGEDGTKVVHTKWHGRVSGYTGDIWAWVPPQYNQAKYARSGFPVLIALPGAWGYPSNYWTDAPFALEERLSEWAKEGKTLPFILVMPVLNPRKTYYDGSDIPGQPKMGSWLTRDVPEFARTNFRTYATRDGWAFMGSSSGGFAALKAVLKEPQRFKAAIVNGPDTAPDSPLWKGHPAEKLANDPRHLARQLAARGGPQVYLAFELGSKEAAVPDVKRFISGYTDGVRGPIHSTLFEIPDGVHSGHTYIKRMPESLHWISEQMQGPVAAPSV
- a CDS encoding spermidine synthase, producing MPVTRAVDHGTAKLLPDIDRPRAWLLTVDGAPQSYVDLDDPTHLEFEYVRRLAHVLDEAAPAGQPLDVLHLGGGALTLPRYLAATRPHSRQDVIDADHGLLALVTEYLPLPDDSGITVHARDARAALADAPEAGVDVIVADVFSGSRVPAQLTSIEYARAAARALRPDGCYAANLADSSPFDFLRRQLANFAEVFAHLAVIAEPSVLRGRRFGNAVLLASQAELPIADLARRTAADVFPARVEHGPALERLIADARPVPDAEALPSPVPPDGTFSVA